CCTCATCCTCAACCAGGATAATCCGGTGCAAAAAGCCCGGCTTTGGGGGCCCGCCTATATCTTTCTGGTCGGCTGGATCCTGGCGCTGGTGACCTTCTGGAACGGTCTGCCCCATCTGGGGGTTGATCTGGGCTTCTTCCCCTCTCTGCTGGCCGCCATCGGCGTCGGGCTGCTCACCGCCTTCGTGGGCAAGATGAGCCTGTCGCGGGTGCGTCTGGAGGATAAGGGCGAGGGCAGTTTCCACTTCGCCAGCGTGGAAAGCCTCTTCTCTCCGTTGATGCCCATCACCGCCTGCGCCCTGGCCTTCGCCCACGGTTCCAACGATGTCTCCAACGGCATCGGACCCCTGGCGGCGGTGTGGAGCATCGTGGTCTCCAACGGTTCCGTGACCCAGACCACCCCCCTGGCCTGGTGGGTGTTCGCCCTCGGCGGGGCGGGCATCATCCTGGGGCTGGCCACCATGGGCTTCCGGGTCATGGAGACCATCGGCATGCGCATCACCGAACTCTCCCCCACCCGTGGTTTCGCCGCCACCATGGCCGCCGCCACCACCGTGGCTTTGGCTTCTCAAACCGGCATGCCGGTCTCCACCACCCACATCGCCGTGGGCGCGGTCATGGGTGTCGGTCTGGCGCGGGGCATCGGCGCCCTCGATCTGCGGGTCATCGGCGGTATCCTGGTCTCCTGGGTGGCCACCCTGCCCCTGGCGGGCGCTCTGGCGGCGGTGATCTACTACATTTTGCGCAGCATCTTCTCCTGAATCGATAAATCAATATGCAATCCGGCAGGACCACCGCGGCCAGCAAGGC
This genomic window from Magnetococcales bacterium contains:
- a CDS encoding inorganic phosphate transporter; this translates as MEVILEYGYLFVALAAVFGLFMCWGIGANDVANVMGTAVGSGAITVKQAIVIAAIFEFAGALLAGGSVTSTIRKEMVVSAPFEANPELLVYGMMAALFSAAMWLMVASARGWPVSTTHSVVGAIVGFALFGFGMDALRWDMVSTILLSWILSPILSGIIGFLLIISIRNLILNQDNPVQKARLWGPAYIFLVGWILALVTFWNGLPHLGVDLGFFPSLLAAIGVGLLTAFVGKMSLSRVRLEDKGEGSFHFASVESLFSPLMPITACALAFAHGSNDVSNGIGPLAAVWSIVVSNGSVTQTTPLAWWVFALGGAGIILGLATMGFRVMETIGMRITELSPTRGFAATMAAATTVALASQTGMPVSTTHIAVGAVMGVGLARGIGALDLRVIGGILVSWVATLPLAGALAAVIYYILRSIFS